A window of the Natronomonas salina genome harbors these coding sequences:
- a CDS encoding fumarylacetoacetate hydrolase family protein, with product MRHVRFRDPGGEVRRGEWTGDDGAEIRAHPTHGSRITLEDEVFGADEVEVLPPCEPSKIVCVGLNYADHAAEQGKDVPDRPLLFLKPPNAVASHDQTVELLPDKERLDYEAELGVVISEECRNVDAERAEDVVAGFTCVNDLSNRDDQAVETNWVRGKAFDDAAPIGPVIATPEEVPRDAAVKCRVNGDLRQNSSRDEFIFSVRELIEEITAYMTLEPGDVISTGTPEGVGPLSDGDTVEVEVEGVGTLRNEIRIP from the coding sequence ATGCGACACGTACGCTTCCGTGACCCCGGCGGCGAGGTCCGACGCGGCGAGTGGACCGGCGACGACGGCGCGGAGATCCGCGCCCACCCGACCCACGGCAGCCGGATCACCCTCGAGGACGAGGTCTTCGGCGCCGACGAGGTCGAGGTGCTGCCGCCCTGCGAGCCCTCGAAGATCGTCTGCGTCGGGCTCAACTACGCCGACCACGCGGCCGAGCAGGGCAAGGACGTCCCCGACCGGCCGCTGCTGTTCCTCAAGCCGCCGAACGCCGTCGCCAGCCACGACCAGACCGTCGAGCTCCTGCCGGACAAGGAGCGCCTCGACTACGAGGCCGAACTCGGCGTCGTCATCTCCGAGGAGTGCCGGAACGTCGACGCGGAGCGCGCCGAGGACGTCGTCGCGGGCTTCACCTGCGTCAACGACCTCTCGAACCGCGACGACCAGGCGGTCGAGACCAACTGGGTCCGGGGGAAGGCCTTCGACGACGCGGCGCCCATCGGCCCCGTCATCGCGACCCCCGAGGAGGTGCCCCGGGACGCGGCCGTCAAGTGCCGGGTCAACGGCGACCTCCGGCAGAACTCCTCGCGCGACGAGTTCATCTTCTCCGTCCGCGAGCTCATCGAGGAGATCACCGCCTACATGACGCTGGAGCCTGGCGACGTCATCTCGACCGGCACGCCGGAGGGCGTCGGGCCGCTCTCCGACGGCGACACGGTCGAGGTCGAGGTCGAGGGCGTCGGCACCCTCAGGAACGAGATCCGAATCCCCTAG
- a CDS encoding CopD family protein, producing MVVDTVAYTIHTGFAAIWAGSVLFVTAAVLPLAIDADVTPAAFGSVVTRLQWVTRISAVLLFATGGHLAGTRYTAGTLTGTPRGHLVLAMLTLWLLLAAVVEIGSARAQRGIDEEKIREPAREARPFYLAGAVFAVGLLVVAGMLGTPPF from the coding sequence ATGGTCGTCGACACCGTCGCCTACACCATCCACACCGGGTTCGCCGCCATCTGGGCGGGGTCGGTCCTGTTCGTGACCGCCGCCGTGCTGCCGCTGGCGATAGACGCCGACGTCACCCCGGCGGCGTTCGGGAGCGTCGTCACGAGACTGCAGTGGGTCACCCGGATCAGCGCCGTCCTGCTGTTCGCCACCGGGGGCCACCTTGCGGGCACGCGCTACACGGCGGGGACGCTCACCGGGACCCCCCGCGGCCACCTCGTGCTGGCGATGCTGACGCTGTGGCTGCTGCTGGCAGCGGTCGTGGAGATCGGCAGCGCGAGAGCCCAGCGGGGTATCGACGAGGAGAAGATCCGGGAGCCGGCTCGCGAGGCCCGACCGTTCTACCTGGCCGGCGCCGTCTTCGCCGTCGGGCTGCTCGTCGTCGCAGGGATGCTCGGGACGCCGCCGTTCTGA
- a CDS encoding J domain-containing protein, with translation MASPYDVLGVDRDADRETVERRYRELVKEVHPDAGGSAAEFKRVKEAYRKIVDDRTGGGAGGYGAAGAADSTDSGDYSDRYRSGRNQGSGSAGGGGRTGDGDRTTYVGRGRGNADERQTGGRSAAGSTGSTRGGTTTGSTATGSTGSGKSRRWVLFGLSTLVGAGALAHRDGLFSAALAEVSDDSDGGSESPQSDTVSREVGPDELFDVPFEASAGSEVQFTVDGADSSDWVKVYTESEYERVAEQWADAEEFDQGDPLDTVLTGDGYVSELPEDGTYVILVKLWSGPPDDPREPREVEVSYEIRS, from the coding sequence ATGGCCTCGCCCTACGACGTCCTGGGAGTCGACCGCGACGCGGACCGGGAGACCGTCGAACGACGGTACCGGGAGCTCGTCAAAGAGGTCCACCCCGACGCCGGCGGCTCGGCCGCCGAGTTCAAGCGCGTCAAGGAGGCCTACCGGAAGATCGTCGACGACCGGACGGGCGGCGGTGCCGGGGGTTACGGCGCCGCGGGCGCCGCGGACAGCACCGATTCTGGCGACTACAGTGACCGGTACCGTTCCGGTCGGAACCAGGGGTCGGGCTCCGCCGGCGGTGGCGGCCGAACGGGCGACGGCGACCGGACGACGTACGTCGGTCGCGGACGGGGGAACGCCGACGAGAGGCAGACCGGGGGCCGGTCGGCCGCGGGTTCGACCGGCTCGACGCGAGGCGGCACCACGACGGGGTCGACGGCGACGGGGTCGACGGGGTCGGGCAAGTCCCGGCGGTGGGTCCTCTTCGGGCTCTCGACGCTGGTCGGCGCCGGCGCGCTCGCCCACCGCGACGGGCTGTTCTCGGCGGCGCTGGCCGAGGTCTCGGACGACAGCGACGGTGGCAGCGAGTCGCCGCAGTCCGACACCGTCAGCCGTGAGGTCGGCCCCGACGAGCTGTTCGACGTCCCGTTCGAGGCGTCGGCCGGCTCGGAGGTCCAGTTCACCGTCGACGGGGCGGACTCCAGCGACTGGGTGAAGGTCTACACCGAGAGCGAGTACGAGCGGGTCGCCGAGCAGTGGGCGGACGCCGAGGAGTTCGACCAGGGCGACCCCCTCGACACGGTGCTGACCGGGGACGGCTACGTCAGCGAACTCCCGGAGGACGGGACGTACGTGATCCTCGTCAAGCTGTGGTCCGGCCCGCCGGACGACCCGCGGGAACCCCGGGAGGTCGAGGTCTCCTACGAGATACGTTCCTGA
- a CDS encoding SDR family NAD(P)-dependent oxidoreductase yields MTKTAVIAGVGPGLGAALSERFASEGYAVGLLARSASYLEDLAGRLREETAGDAVAVPTDLADPDEIETAFERVYDAFGQVDVLVNHASAASWDGLLEQDAEDFRRALAVGPEAALHCSQAAAADMLDGDGGTIIFTGATTAVRGKEGAVGFSAAKFACRGMAESMARELGPEGIHVAHVVIDGGILPPDGDVDDPEEYLDPDAIADSYWHLVEQDRSAWTLELDLRPHVEEF; encoded by the coding sequence ATGACGAAGACAGCAGTCATCGCTGGCGTCGGTCCCGGTCTCGGCGCAGCGCTGTCCGAACGGTTCGCGTCGGAGGGGTACGCTGTCGGCCTGCTCGCGCGGTCGGCGTCGTACCTCGAGGACCTCGCCGGTCGGCTGCGCGAGGAAACTGCGGGGGACGCCGTCGCGGTGCCGACGGACCTGGCGGATCCGGACGAGATCGAGACGGCCTTCGAGCGGGTCTACGACGCCTTCGGGCAGGTCGACGTCCTCGTCAACCACGCCAGCGCCGCGTCGTGGGACGGCCTGCTGGAGCAGGACGCCGAGGACTTCCGCCGGGCGCTGGCGGTCGGCCCGGAGGCCGCGCTGCACTGCTCGCAGGCGGCGGCCGCGGACATGCTCGACGGCGACGGCGGGACGATCATCTTCACCGGCGCGACGACGGCCGTCCGGGGGAAGGAGGGCGCCGTCGGGTTCAGCGCCGCGAAGTTCGCCTGCCGCGGGATGGCCGAGTCGATGGCGCGGGAGCTCGGTCCCGAGGGGATCCACGTCGCTCACGTCGTGATCGACGGCGGCATCCTGCCGCCCGACGGGGACGTCGACGACCCCGAGGAGTACCTGGACCCCGACGCCATCGCCGACAGCTACTGGCACCTCGTCGAACAGGACCGGTCGGCGTGGACGCTGGAGCTTGATCTGAGGCCGCACGTCGAGGAGTTCTGA
- the hisC gene encoding histidinol-phosphate transaminase, with protein sequence MEPRDLSAHVAYEAGRGVEEVARELGLDPDSLVKLSSNENAFGPSPAAAEAIRAYAPRVHTYPKSSATDLRERLAERWDVDSAQVWLANGGDGALDYLARAMLDPGDGVLVPEPGFAYYGMSARYHHGTVAEYPVRKATDFAIDADEVLPHYDGERVVYLTSPHNPTGSEVSLDEVEAIADGTDEETLVVVDEAYGEFADSPSAVALVEERDDVAVLRTFSKAYGLAGVRLGYALVPGEWADAYARVNTPFAASEIACRASLAALEDDEHVEKSVETAAWAREYMYDNLACDTWESAGNFVLCEVGDAGAVAEAAQREGVIVRDTSSFGLPECVRVTCGTREETRRAVEVLNDCL encoded by the coding sequence ATGGAACCACGGGACCTGTCGGCGCACGTCGCCTACGAGGCGGGCCGGGGGGTAGAGGAGGTGGCCCGCGAGCTCGGGCTCGACCCCGACTCGCTGGTCAAGCTCTCCTCGAACGAGAACGCCTTCGGGCCGTCGCCGGCGGCCGCCGAGGCCATCCGGGCGTACGCCCCGCGGGTGCACACCTACCCGAAGTCCTCCGCGACCGACCTCCGTGAGCGGCTCGCCGAGCGGTGGGACGTGGACTCCGCCCAGGTGTGGCTCGCCAACGGCGGCGACGGCGCGCTCGACTACCTCGCCCGCGCGATGCTCGACCCGGGCGACGGCGTCCTCGTACCCGAGCCGGGCTTCGCCTACTACGGGATGAGCGCCCGCTACCACCACGGCACCGTCGCCGAGTACCCCGTCCGGAAGGCGACCGACTTCGCCATCGACGCCGACGAGGTCCTGCCGCACTACGACGGCGAGCGGGTCGTCTACCTCACCAGCCCCCACAACCCGACGGGCAGCGAGGTGTCGCTGGACGAGGTCGAGGCCATCGCCGACGGGACCGACGAGGAGACGCTCGTCGTCGTCGACGAGGCCTACGGGGAGTTCGCCGACTCGCCGTCGGCCGTCGCACTCGTCGAGGAACGCGACGACGTCGCCGTCCTCCGGACGTTCTCGAAGGCCTACGGGCTGGCGGGCGTCCGCCTCGGCTACGCCCTCGTCCCAGGGGAGTGGGCCGACGCCTACGCCCGGGTCAACACCCCCTTCGCCGCCTCCGAGATTGCCTGCCGGGCCAGCCTCGCCGCACTCGAGGACGACGAACACGTCGAGAAGAGCGTCGAGACCGCCGCGTGGGCCCGCGAGTACATGTACGACAACCTCGCCTGCGACACCTGGGAGAGCGCCGGCAACTTCGTCCTCTGCGAGGTCGGCGACGCCGGCGCGGTCGCCGAGGCGGCCCAGCGCGAGGGCGTCATCGTCCGGGACACCTCCTCGTTCGGCCTGCCGGAGTGCGTCCGCGTCACCTGCGGCACCCGCGAGGAGACCCGCCGGGCCGTGGAGGTGCTGAACGACTGCCTATGA
- a CDS encoding adenylate kinase family protein, producing the protein MRVAVTGTPGTGKTTASKCVDADLEVVHLNDLIREEGLAEGEDPERGSLVADLEAVRERMADRDDVLVESHLAHHLDADRVVVLRCHPRQLRERLLDRGEDSAKAAENAEAEALDVVLSEAVDAHGLDAVYEIDTTDRDPEAVADAIEAVVAGDREPSAGDVDFLDYL; encoded by the coding sequence ATGAGAGTCGCCGTCACCGGAACCCCCGGAACCGGGAAGACCACCGCCTCGAAGTGCGTCGACGCCGACCTCGAGGTCGTCCACCTCAACGACCTGATCCGCGAGGAGGGCCTCGCCGAGGGCGAGGACCCCGAACGCGGCAGCCTCGTCGCCGACCTCGAGGCCGTCCGCGAGCGCATGGCGGACCGCGACGACGTCCTCGTGGAGTCCCACCTCGCCCACCACCTCGACGCCGACCGCGTGGTCGTCCTGCGCTGTCACCCCCGACAGCTCCGCGAGCGCCTGCTCGACCGCGGCGAGGACAGCGCCAAGGCGGCCGAGAACGCCGAGGCGGAGGCGCTGGACGTCGTCCTCTCGGAGGCCGTCGACGCCCACGGCCTCGACGCCGTCTACGAGATCGACACGACCGACCGAGACCCGGAGGCCGTCGCCGACGCCATCGAGGCCGTCGTCGCCGGCGACCGCGAGCCGTCCGCCGGAGACGTGGACTTCCTCGACTACCTATGA
- a CDS encoding CDP-alcohol phosphatidyltransferase family protein produces MTLDRFRPLADRMLEPFVDAADRAGLTPDGVSVVAFGFAVFAATAYAMAGAPAGVWEPDPRLYLLGALFVLVNGWLDLLDGALARRQGVASKAGDLLDHVLDRYADIVIIAGLAAGVQAYLLGFLAVTGVVMTSYLGTQAQAVGLDRVYGGVVGRADRLVIIGGVTLVAAFYTAELYGLSLVGWLLVFLAVVGHVTALQRFYYSMTALD; encoded by the coding sequence ATGACGCTCGACAGATTCAGACCCCTGGCCGACCGGATGCTCGAACCGTTCGTCGACGCCGCCGACCGTGCCGGACTGACCCCCGACGGCGTCAGCGTGGTCGCCTTCGGCTTCGCCGTCTTCGCCGCCACGGCGTACGCGATGGCCGGCGCGCCGGCCGGCGTCTGGGAGCCCGACCCGCGGCTGTACCTGCTCGGCGCGCTGTTCGTCCTCGTGAACGGCTGGCTGGACCTGCTCGACGGCGCCCTCGCCCGGCGGCAGGGCGTCGCCTCGAAGGCCGGCGACCTCCTCGACCACGTCCTCGACCGCTACGCCGACATCGTCATCATCGCCGGCCTCGCCGCGGGCGTCCAGGCGTACCTCCTCGGGTTCCTCGCGGTCACCGGCGTCGTGATGACCTCCTACCTGGGGACGCAGGCCCAGGCCGTCGGCCTCGACCGCGTCTACGGCGGCGTCGTCGGCCGCGCCGACCGCCTCGTGATCATCGGGGGCGTGACCCTGGTCGCGGCCTTCTACACCGCCGAACTCTACGGGCTGTCGCTCGTGGGGTGGCTGCTGGTCTTCCTCGCCGTGGTCGGACACGTCACCGCGCTGCAGCGCTTCTACTACTCCATGACCGCGCTCGACTGA
- a CDS encoding multiprotein bridging factor aMBF1, protein MVQCEMCGAETGSPKTVKIEGAELDVCDDCADFGTEVQTQDTSSSSTKYSTSSSSSSSSSSSGGPSGGSSGGGGGSRRDMFDEMDEVVQDYDDRIRDAREGQGLTQEELADQLNEKASLIRKLERGDVLPSDKVQRKLEKALDVSLSAGGGGDDSEWSGGSSTGETTLGDVVKRKD, encoded by the coding sequence ATGGTCCAGTGTGAGATGTGCGGCGCCGAGACGGGGTCGCCGAAGACGGTCAAGATCGAGGGGGCCGAACTCGACGTCTGCGACGACTGCGCGGACTTCGGGACGGAGGTCCAGACCCAGGACACCTCCTCGTCGTCGACGAAGTACTCGACGTCCTCGTCGTCGAGTTCGTCGTCGTCTTCGTCGGGGGGCCCGTCCGGGGGCTCGTCGGGCGGTGGCGGCGGCAGCCGCCGCGACATGTTCGACGAGATGGACGAGGTCGTCCAGGACTACGACGACCGCATCCGCGACGCCCGGGAGGGCCAGGGGCTGACCCAGGAGGAACTCGCCGACCAGCTCAACGAGAAGGCGAGCCTCATCAGGAAGCTGGAGCGAGGCGACGTCCTGCCGAGCGACAAGGTCCAGCGGAAGCTCGAGAAGGCCCTCGACGTCTCCCTCTCGGCGGGCGGCGGCGGCGACGACAGCGAGTGGTCCGGCGGGTCCTCGACCGGCGAGACGACGCTCGGCGACGTCGTCAAGCGGAAGGACTGA
- a CDS encoding alpha/beta fold hydrolase: METITLPDGRTLAYEEFGDPEEPPVVFCHGTPGSRRSAAVFDDQQIRVLAPDRPGVGGSDPAPESYAEPGAALESWRRDVESLAAELGVDSFGVVGFSGGGPFALAAGTAPSANRVALVAPHGPPDTQESSGLALLASYAPVVLRGLFAIQRRVVRRDPQRALSLYTDADPESLSLPPDVDPVERLAADYLAATAQGGRWPARETALFVEPWELPDPSVPVRIWYGEHDGNVPPSTAEAVADRVADESVALPTDHLETLCGSRSSVASFLSPSA; encoded by the coding sequence GTGGAGACGATCACGCTGCCGGACGGCCGGACGCTCGCCTACGAGGAGTTCGGGGACCCGGAGGAGCCGCCGGTGGTCTTCTGTCACGGGACGCCCGGGTCCCGGCGCTCCGCCGCGGTCTTCGACGACCAGCAGATTCGCGTCCTCGCTCCCGACCGACCGGGAGTCGGCGGGTCCGACCCGGCGCCAGAGTCGTACGCAGAGCCCGGCGCCGCGCTCGAATCGTGGCGGCGGGACGTCGAATCGCTCGCGGCCGAACTGGGGGTCGACTCGTTCGGAGTCGTCGGCTTCTCCGGTGGCGGACCGTTCGCCCTCGCCGCCGGCACCGCGCCGTCGGCGAACCGCGTCGCCCTCGTCGCGCCGCACGGTCCGCCCGACACGCAGGAATCCAGCGGGCTGGCGCTGCTCGCCAGCTACGCGCCAGTCGTTCTGCGCGGGCTCTTCGCGATCCAGCGTCGCGTCGTCCGGCGCGACCCACAGCGGGCGCTGTCGCTGTACACCGACGCCGATCCCGAATCGCTGTCGCTCCCCCCGGACGTCGATCCCGTCGAGCGGCTGGCCGCGGACTACCTCGCCGCCACGGCCCAGGGCGGCCGGTGGCCGGCCCGGGAGACCGCGCTCTTCGTCGAGCCGTGGGAACTACCCGACCCGTCGGTGCCGGTCCGGATCTGGTACGGCGAGCATGACGGGAACGTCCCGCCGTCGACGGCCGAGGCTGTGGCCGACCGTGTCGCCGACGAGTCGGTGGCCCTCCCTACGGATCACCTGGAGACCCTCTGTGGGTCAAGAAGCAGCGTCGCGTCGTTCCTCAGTCCTTCCGCTTGA
- a CDS encoding histidine kinase N-terminal 7TM domain-containing protein: protein MAVQFTPYTPIVAFSAAVLAAVAWVGWRRRDHPAWLPLALLAAGGALYAAGYAVELTVTSLALKRLTWRVQVLGWYVLLPSLFVFAVRYADDAAWLTRPVLAAVLSVPVTGVVLTMSPFFDLYLADATLVTVGDAVYMDPTYGPWLTVDVFYSYAVVVASLLVVLRLSVSSTTAYRRQIGVVAVGIGVPLAAELLRTLFPESAAAVVHPRVDTIPIGFAVTGVALAWGTYRYDLLDQAPIPTTALIEGTQNGVVVLGSDGRVNQLNGVARRYLDVDTKLARRPLAELSDRAARVARELDTGEPPHVIHLGDDGSDCPVIEVRRAPLETADGRVLGELLTLVDVSDRVQYEAELERYNRQVVLLNQMLRHDIRNDAAVAAGWSELLAEDLAERGDSGELLEQLDRIRTASEHIVELTNVAADVSKAMERGSVEATDVVDLGALLEHEVEKARSTYSDAEVRLAGPVPEAPVRASELLGSVFGNLVRNAIVHSDVEHPRVDVAVVRENGEVSVTVADDGPGIEPQVRERLFEQGAMGERSSGMGLGLYLVRSLVTDFGGEVAVRDNEPRGSVFEVRLPLAET, encoded by the coding sequence ATGGCCGTCCAGTTCACGCCGTACACCCCGATCGTCGCGTTCTCGGCGGCGGTCCTGGCGGCGGTGGCCTGGGTCGGCTGGCGACGTCGCGACCACCCGGCGTGGCTGCCGCTGGCCCTCCTCGCGGCCGGGGGCGCGCTGTACGCTGCCGGGTACGCCGTCGAGTTGACGGTCACCTCCCTGGCGCTCAAGCGCCTGACGTGGCGGGTCCAGGTGCTGGGCTGGTACGTGCTCCTGCCGTCGCTGTTCGTCTTCGCGGTCCGGTACGCCGACGACGCGGCATGGCTCACCCGCCCGGTCCTGGCGGCGGTACTCTCCGTCCCGGTCACCGGCGTCGTGCTGACGATGAGCCCGTTCTTCGATCTCTACCTCGCGGACGCGACGCTGGTGACCGTCGGCGACGCGGTGTACATGGACCCGACGTACGGGCCGTGGCTCACGGTGGACGTCTTCTACTCCTACGCCGTGGTCGTCGCGAGTCTGCTGGTGGTGCTGCGGCTGTCCGTCTCCTCGACGACCGCCTACCGCCGCCAGATCGGCGTCGTCGCCGTGGGTATCGGAGTCCCGCTCGCCGCCGAACTGCTCAGGACCCTCTTTCCGGAGTCCGCGGCGGCGGTGGTCCACCCGCGGGTCGACACGATCCCCATCGGCTTCGCCGTCACGGGGGTCGCCCTGGCCTGGGGGACCTACCGCTACGACCTCCTCGATCAGGCGCCGATCCCGACGACGGCGCTCATCGAGGGGACGCAGAACGGCGTCGTCGTCCTCGGTTCCGACGGTCGCGTGAACCAGCTGAACGGCGTCGCGAGGCGGTACCTGGACGTCGATACGAAGCTGGCACGACGGCCGCTGGCGGAACTCTCGGACCGTGCGGCGCGGGTCGCACGAGAGCTCGACACCGGCGAACCCCCTCACGTGATCCACCTGGGCGACGACGGCTCCGACTGTCCCGTGATCGAGGTCCGGCGGGCGCCCCTGGAGACCGCCGACGGTCGGGTGCTCGGCGAGCTACTGACGCTCGTCGACGTCAGCGACCGCGTCCAGTACGAGGCGGAACTCGAGCGGTACAACCGCCAGGTCGTCCTCCTCAACCAGATGCTCAGACACGACATCCGCAACGACGCCGCTGTCGCGGCCGGCTGGAGCGAGTTGCTGGCCGAGGACCTCGCCGAACGGGGGGATTCCGGGGAACTGCTCGAGCAGCTCGATCGCATCCGGACCGCGAGCGAACACATCGTCGAGCTGACGAACGTCGCCGCCGACGTCTCGAAGGCCATGGAGCGCGGGAGCGTCGAGGCGACGGACGTCGTCGACCTGGGGGCGTTGCTCGAACACGAGGTCGAGAAGGCCCGGTCGACGTACTCCGACGCGGAGGTTCGACTGGCGGGCCCGGTCCCCGAGGCGCCGGTCCGGGCGAGCGAACTCCTCGGGTCGGTCTTCGGGAACCTCGTCCGAAACGCGATCGTCCACAGCGACGTCGAACACCCCCGTGTCGACGTCGCAGTCGTACGCGAGAACGGAGAGGTCTCGGTGACCGTCGCCGACGACGGCCCCGGGATCGAGCCGCAGGTCCGCGAGCGCCTGTTCGAGCAGGGCGCGATGGGCGAGCGCAGTTCGGGGATGGGGCTCGGGCTGTACCTGGTCCGGTCGCTGGTGACCGACTTCGGCGGCGAGGTCGCGGTCCGGGACAACGAACCCCGCGGTTCGGTCTTCGAGGTCCGACTTCCGCTGGCCGAGACCTGA
- a CDS encoding acyl-CoA dehydrogenase family protein, whose translation MTFELTPEQEAVRQAVREFGDEEIRPVAKEYEAEQRYPADLLSEAAALDLVAPHVPEAYGGAGMDAISTIVVTEELWRADPGVGGSIAAADFGTGMLLEFGDEWMKEEWLPRVTGGETPIATGISEPAHGSNVAGMETTAEKDGDEWVVDGTKMWITNGSVADVAIIMAKTSPEDGHAGITAFLTETDVDGYEATPIRNKLGIKAQDTAEIVVDGLRVPEENVVGEVDEGFYQLMQFFAAARADVAGQATGVAQAALEEAVAYADEREQFDQKIAEFQAIRHKIAEMATDVEAARSLAYRAGGALEAGDDALATRLCAMAKLFASEHAVDVTDEAIQVHGGAGYVTDHHVERFYRDARVTKIYDGTSEVQKNIVADSLL comes from the coding sequence ATGACGTTCGAATTGACCCCCGAACAGGAGGCCGTCCGGCAGGCGGTCAGGGAGTTCGGCGACGAGGAGATCAGACCCGTCGCGAAGGAGTACGAGGCGGAGCAACGATACCCCGCGGACCTGCTGTCGGAGGCCGCGGCCCTCGACCTCGTCGCGCCGCACGTCCCAGAGGCATACGGCGGCGCCGGCATGGACGCCATCTCGACCATCGTCGTCACCGAGGAACTGTGGCGGGCCGACCCCGGGGTCGGCGGCTCCATCGCCGCCGCGGACTTCGGGACCGGGATGCTCCTCGAGTTCGGCGACGAGTGGATGAAGGAGGAGTGGCTGCCGCGGGTCACGGGCGGCGAGACGCCCATCGCCACCGGCATCTCCGAACCCGCGCACGGCTCGAACGTCGCGGGGATGGAGACCACCGCGGAGAAGGACGGCGACGAGTGGGTCGTCGACGGCACCAAGATGTGGATCACCAACGGCTCGGTCGCCGACGTGGCGATCATCATGGCGAAGACCTCACCCGAGGATGGCCACGCCGGCATCACCGCGTTCCTCACCGAGACCGACGTCGACGGCTACGAGGCGACGCCCATCCGGAACAAGCTCGGTATCAAGGCCCAGGACACCGCCGAGATCGTCGTCGACGGGCTCCGCGTCCCCGAGGAGAACGTGGTCGGCGAGGTCGACGAGGGCTTCTACCAGCTCATGCAGTTCTTCGCTGCGGCGCGGGCCGACGTGGCCGGCCAGGCCACCGGCGTCGCGCAGGCCGCCCTCGAGGAGGCCGTCGCCTACGCCGACGAGCGCGAGCAGTTCGACCAGAAGATCGCGGAGTTCCAGGCGATCCGCCACAAGATCGCCGAGATGGCGACGGACGTCGAAGCCGCCCGCTCGCTGGCCTACCGCGCCGGCGGGGCCCTGGAGGCCGGCGACGACGCGCTCGCGACGCGGCTCTGCGCGATGGCGAAGCTGTTCGCCTCCGAACACGCCGTCGACGTCACCGACGAGGCCATCCAGGTCCACGGCGGCGCCGGCTACGTCACCGACCACCACGTCGAGCGGTTCTACCGCGACGCCCGCGTCACGAAGATCTACGACGGCACCTCGGAGGTCCAGAAGAACATCGTCGCCGACTCGCTGCTGTAG
- a CDS encoding DUF7511 domain-containing protein gives MTSIPKRTDARFQFEDAGEIPKRLESTLVQYDRRPDRRTVYPRGLSGVPRMSTWLTANDDAFVDLAAVR, from the coding sequence ATGACGAGCATCCCCAAGCGGACTGACGCGAGGTTCCAGTTCGAGGACGCCGGCGAGATCCCGAAGCGACTGGAGTCGACGCTCGTCCAGTACGACCGGCGACCGGACCGGCGGACGGTCTATCCCCGGGGGCTCTCGGGCGTCCCCCGCATGTCGACGTGGCTGACGGCGAACGACGACGCGTTCGTCGACCTCGCAGCCGTGCGCTGA
- the tpiA gene encoding triose-phosphate isomerase, giving the protein MFVLVNLKAYPCDPVAVAQAAADVADDTGVRIAVAPQAAHLDRVADTGVETWAQHVSPVEQGSHTGSTLAEAVADAGAVGTLLNHSENRLKLADIDAGLRAAERADLETVVCANNPRQIAAAAALEPDAVAVEPPELIGTGTPVSKADPDVVTDSVDAAASVGDVPVLCGAGISTGEDLEAAGELGAEGVLLASGVAKADDPKAALEDLVEPLV; this is encoded by the coding sequence ATGTTCGTCCTCGTGAACCTGAAGGCGTACCCGTGCGACCCGGTCGCCGTCGCGCAGGCGGCCGCCGACGTGGCCGACGACACCGGCGTCCGCATCGCGGTCGCCCCGCAGGCCGCCCACCTCGACCGCGTCGCCGACACCGGCGTCGAGACCTGGGCCCAGCACGTCTCGCCCGTCGAGCAGGGCTCCCACACCGGGTCGACGCTCGCCGAGGCCGTCGCCGACGCGGGCGCCGTCGGCACGCTGCTCAACCACTCCGAGAACCGCCTGAAGCTCGCAGATATCGACGCCGGCCTCCGGGCCGCCGAGCGGGCCGACCTGGAGACCGTCGTCTGTGCGAACAACCCCCGTCAGATCGCCGCGGCCGCGGCGCTGGAACCCGACGCCGTCGCCGTCGAGCCGCCCGAGCTCATCGGCACCGGGACGCCGGTCTCGAAGGCCGACCCGGACGTCGTCACTGACTCCGTCGACGCCGCGGCGTCTGTCGGCGACGTCCCAGTGCTCTGCGGCGCCGGCATCTCCACCGGCGAGGACCTCGAGGCGGCCGGCGAACTCGGCGCCGAAGGGGTGCTGCTGGCCTCCGGCGTCGCCAAGGCCGACGACCCGAAGGCGGCCCTGGAGGACCTGGTCGAGCCGCTCGTCTGA